A stretch of Natronococcus sp. CG52 DNA encodes these proteins:
- a CDS encoding GNAT family N-acetyltransferase: MYVRDAKNREEVWLLDYIESMGLDDTAFRSRDYVVAIDEVTGEKAGFGRIRVHKVDGEPTDANGSPAGDEGPAEVCELTSIGVLESWRGQGVGAHVIERLLEYAGDEGFDTVYSLTGQSAYLAQFGFRRIETEQLPEPLQGRLSEKRDRTDPDAVPLEIEIDRFQMPERLREAFKQASKSPEEEPTTETAEDFGIDSDTATYKYDTGR; this comes from the coding sequence ATGTACGTGCGGGACGCGAAAAACAGGGAGGAGGTCTGGCTGCTCGACTACATCGAGTCGATGGGGCTCGACGACACGGCGTTCCGCTCGCGTGACTACGTCGTCGCGATCGACGAAGTCACCGGCGAGAAGGCGGGTTTCGGGCGCATCCGCGTCCACAAGGTCGACGGCGAACCGACCGACGCAAACGGCAGTCCCGCCGGTGACGAGGGACCGGCCGAGGTCTGCGAGTTGACCAGTATCGGCGTTCTCGAGAGCTGGCGTGGTCAGGGTGTCGGCGCACACGTCATCGAGCGACTCCTCGAGTACGCCGGCGACGAGGGGTTCGATACCGTCTACTCGCTAACCGGCCAGAGCGCCTACCTCGCTCAGTTCGGCTTCCGCCGGATCGAGACGGAACAGCTTCCGGAACCGCTTCAGGGGCGACTCTCGGAGAAGCGCGACCGGACCGATCCGGACGCGGTGCCGCTCGAGATCGAGATCGACCGGTTCCAGATGCCCGAGCGACTCCGGGAAGCGTTCAAGCAGGCCTCGAAGAGTCCCGAGGAAGAGCCGACTACCGAGACGGCCGAGGACTTCGGGATCGATTCCGATACCGCGACCTACAAGTACGATACGGGCCGC
- a CDS encoding aldehyde ferredoxin oxidoreductase C-terminal domain-containing protein — MLHATGPLLTVDVGERTTSETAIDDLLESYVGGRAAATALAHERIPFDADPFGPENRAYLSTGPLQQSQMSFTGRMNMTGLSPLTDGLVSTNAGGYLSRNFVSTGISVLEIAGESDEPLAVHVTDQGVEFEEVPELEGATVPETSEYVADSRDLGAEHCIAIGPAGENLVRFASVMTFDSRAFGRGGLGAVLGAKNVKCVTFEGDVEPPLEIPNPPEMDVHREAAQSDDRMRRQGTTGGTEFINENFSLPTRYFEEYEFEHAADIGGDAVEEKKYKKGACSACAYACKLPTRDEESGVETEGPEFETVYSFGSCQGVGDIVDVMKANELCDTLGMDTISAGVTVAAYLASEDEFGNAELAREVTEQIARREGIGDSLAEGVDRVHDELGVDNYTVKGMEFAAHDGRVLHGQGLSYAVANRGADHMYAGMLTLEYSGELDPEGTLGKAETLVAEENAAAFRDTGVVCAFGGDYVTDDRLETLFDADYEELMDVGAETVRLERHFNNQRGFGRDADDLPYEIPDLEDAIEEYYAARGWSEGTVPDGTVEPNAPSAD; from the coding sequence ATGCTTCACGCGACAGGCCCACTACTCACCGTCGACGTCGGTGAGCGTACCACCTCGGAAACGGCTATCGACGACCTGCTCGAGAGCTACGTCGGCGGTCGAGCGGCGGCGACCGCCCTCGCCCACGAACGCATCCCGTTCGACGCCGACCCCTTCGGTCCGGAGAATCGCGCGTACCTCTCGACCGGTCCGCTTCAGCAGTCTCAGATGTCCTTTACGGGACGAATGAACATGACCGGACTCTCGCCGCTCACCGACGGCCTGGTCTCGACTAACGCGGGCGGCTACCTCTCGCGGAACTTCGTCTCGACGGGAATCAGCGTCCTCGAGATCGCGGGCGAGAGCGACGAGCCGCTCGCCGTCCACGTCACGGATCAGGGCGTCGAGTTCGAGGAAGTACCGGAGCTCGAGGGTGCGACCGTCCCCGAAACCTCCGAGTACGTGGCGGACAGTCGCGACCTCGGCGCCGAGCACTGCATCGCGATCGGTCCCGCGGGCGAGAACCTGGTCCGGTTCGCGTCGGTGATGACATTCGACTCGCGCGCGTTCGGTCGCGGGGGCCTCGGTGCGGTTCTGGGAGCGAAGAACGTGAAGTGCGTCACCTTCGAGGGTGACGTCGAACCGCCGCTCGAGATCCCGAACCCGCCGGAGATGGACGTCCACCGGGAGGCCGCCCAGTCCGACGATCGGATGCGACGGCAGGGGACGACCGGCGGCACGGAGTTCATCAACGAGAACTTCTCGCTTCCCACCAGGTACTTCGAGGAGTACGAGTTCGAACACGCCGCCGACATCGGCGGCGACGCCGTCGAGGAGAAGAAGTACAAGAAAGGCGCGTGTTCGGCCTGCGCGTACGCCTGCAAACTGCCGACCAGAGACGAGGAGAGCGGCGTCGAGACCGAGGGACCTGAGTTCGAGACCGTCTACTCGTTCGGCTCGTGCCAGGGCGTCGGCGACATCGTGGACGTTATGAAGGCGAACGAGCTCTGCGACACGCTCGGGATGGACACCATCTCGGCCGGCGTCACCGTCGCGGCCTATCTCGCCAGCGAGGACGAGTTCGGCAACGCGGAACTCGCCCGGGAGGTCACCGAGCAGATCGCCCGCCGCGAGGGTATCGGCGACTCGCTCGCCGAAGGCGTCGACCGGGTCCACGACGAACTCGGCGTCGACAACTACACCGTCAAGGGGATGGAGTTCGCCGCGCACGACGGTCGAGTCCTCCACGGACAGGGCCTCTCCTACGCCGTCGCGAACCGCGGCGCGGATCACATGTACGCCGGAATGCTGACCCTCGAGTACAGCGGCGAGCTCGATCCCGAGGGGACGCTCGGGAAGGCCGAAACGCTCGTCGCGGAGGAGAACGCGGCCGCGTTCCGAGATACGGGCGTCGTCTGCGCCTTCGGAGGCGACTACGTCACCGACGATCGCCTCGAGACCCTGTTCGACGCCGACTACGAGGAGCTCATGGACGTCGGTGCGGAGACCGTCCGCCTCGAGCGCCACTTCAATAACCAGCGCGGGTTCGGCCGGGACGCGGACGACCTGCCGTACGAGATCCCCGACCTCGAGGACGCGATCGAGGAGTACTACGCGGCTCGAGGCTGGTCAGAGGGGACCGTTCCGGACGGGACGGTCGAACCGAACGCACCGTCCGCCGACTGA
- a CDS encoding pentapeptide repeat-containing protein yields the protein MSEDRCGYTVRLGGIEGVGAVCCWRSTWEDTDRCIWHTAETVPPEAYRRTRLEPGDRLDGADLRGAVLAETESLAGCSLIGADFTDAVLDRADLSGADLRRATFRDVDARRASFTAANLHDSVFFFVDLRGANFDDAMLYRAGLTDVRINLQTSFGDFTVYESDLEGNADGDAATEMADSAKWVYRELQRVYDENAFPERVRENYLREMDLRRRRAWQTGNYLQALKLAGSRWIMRYGMSPWRVVLTSLTTILVCALLYPVTGGIREVRGEETITYQIGDPTEAPSWVLISAFFRSLYFSVVTFGTLGYGDIQPVGRWARVIASVESLLGILLMALLVFVLTQSVQH from the coding sequence ATGTCCGAGGATCGGTGTGGTTACACAGTACGGCTTGGCGGAATCGAAGGCGTCGGAGCGGTCTGTTGCTGGCGATCGACGTGGGAGGACACGGACCGCTGTATCTGGCACACCGCCGAAACCGTCCCACCGGAAGCGTATCGGCGAACGCGGCTGGAACCGGGTGATCGACTCGACGGCGCCGACCTCCGTGGTGCGGTGCTGGCGGAGACGGAGTCTCTCGCCGGTTGCTCGCTGATCGGGGCCGACTTCACGGACGCGGTACTCGACCGCGCGGATCTCTCCGGTGCGGATCTCCGCCGGGCAACGTTTCGCGACGTTGACGCTCGCCGGGCGTCGTTCACGGCCGCGAACCTCCACGATTCGGTGTTCTTTTTCGTCGACCTCCGGGGCGCGAACTTCGATGATGCGATGCTCTACCGCGCGGGTCTGACGGACGTCCGCATCAACCTCCAGACCTCTTTCGGCGACTTCACAGTTTACGAGAGTGACCTCGAAGGAAACGCGGACGGGGACGCCGCGACCGAGATGGCCGACTCCGCGAAGTGGGTCTATCGGGAACTGCAGCGGGTCTACGACGAGAACGCGTTTCCGGAACGGGTGCGAGAGAACTACCTTCGGGAGATGGACCTCCGTCGGAGACGCGCCTGGCAAACCGGCAACTACCTGCAGGCGCTCAAACTGGCCGGATCGCGGTGGATCATGCGCTACGGAATGAGCCCCTGGCGCGTCGTTCTGACCTCGCTGACGACGATTCTCGTCTGTGCGTTGTTGTATCCCGTGACCGGCGGCATTCGCGAAGTCAGAGGCGAGGAGACGATCACGTATCAGATCGGCGACCCGACAGAGGCACCGAGCTGGGTGCTGATTAGCGCCTTCTTCAGGAGTCTGTACTTTAGCGTCGTCACGTTCGGGACGCTGGGGTACGGGGATATCCAGCCCGTCGGCCGATGGGCGCGCGTCATCGCGAGCGTCGAATCGCTGCTCGGGATCCTGTTGATGGCGCTGCTGGTCTTCGTACTCACACAGAGCGTCCAACACTGA
- a CDS encoding PadR family transcriptional regulator: protein MYDLTGFQRDLLYVIVGQDEPHGLAIQEELEKYYEKEIHHGRLYPNLDTLVDKGLVEKGQVDRRTNFYTVTRRGQRELEARREWEQQYVGELLSES, encoded by the coding sequence ATGTATGATCTGACCGGCTTTCAGCGCGACCTGCTGTACGTGATCGTTGGCCAGGACGAACCGCACGGGCTGGCGATTCAGGAGGAACTCGAGAAGTACTACGAGAAGGAGATCCACCACGGCCGACTGTATCCGAACCTCGATACGCTCGTCGACAAGGGGCTCGTCGAAAAGGGGCAGGTCGATCGCCGGACGAACTTCTACACCGTGACGCGACGCGGACAGCGTGAACTCGAGGCCCGGCGCGAGTGGGAACAGCAGTACGTCGGCGAATTGCTCTCGGAGTCGTAA
- a CDS encoding cation:proton antiporter: MLGAFVVGILISQGKRFSYDLRHTFEVMTLAIFAPIFFAIAGLRMDVAALLDPTVFGVGLIVLTVACFGKFAGITGVSRLAGLSRWEGITIGGGMNARGATEIIVATIGVGAGILTINVYSVIVTVAIVTSLMAPSIMRWSVLKIEMTEEERERIEREAVLQKSFVNDLARILLPTRGGADTQYAARLVGPLIRDQEVAQDVMCVSETAETSGTTRGGIFIGSTVRPISRRAFLGPRVEYAVQNAPCPVAVVSSL; the protein is encoded by the coding sequence ATTCTCGGCGCGTTCGTCGTCGGCATCCTGATCAGTCAGGGAAAGCGGTTCAGCTACGATCTCCGGCACACCTTCGAGGTGATGACGCTCGCCATCTTCGCGCCGATTTTCTTCGCCATCGCCGGACTCCGGATGGACGTCGCCGCCCTGTTGGATCCGACGGTGTTCGGCGTGGGACTGATCGTACTCACCGTAGCCTGTTTCGGGAAGTTCGCCGGAATCACGGGCGTCTCCCGGCTGGCCGGCCTCTCGAGGTGGGAGGGGATCACGATCGGCGGCGGGATGAACGCGCGCGGGGCCACGGAGATCATCGTCGCAACCATCGGCGTCGGGGCGGGAATCCTGACGATCAACGTGTACAGCGTCATCGTCACGGTCGCCATCGTGACGTCGCTGATGGCGCCGTCGATCATGCGGTGGTCGGTCCTCAAGATCGAGATGACCGAGGAGGAGCGAGAGCGGATCGAACGCGAGGCGGTCCTCCAGAAGAGCTTCGTCAACGACCTCGCACGGATCCTGTTGCCGACTCGCGGGGGCGCCGACACGCAGTACGCTGCCCGACTCGTCGGTCCGCTGATCCGCGATCAGGAGGTCGCTCAGGACGTGATGTGCGTTAGCGAGACGGCAGAAACTTCGGGGACGACACGCGGCGGGATCTTCATAGGTTCGACTGTGCGTCCGATCTCCCGGCGAGCGTTTCTCGGACCCCGCGTCGAGTACGCCGTCCAGAACGCACCGTGTCCGGTCGCGGTGGTCAGTTCGCTGTGA
- a CDS encoding S9 family peptidase, with the protein MNNHDDVLEELARLPTMAHPTVSPSGNEVALYYDVSGRNELHVVDVDSGELTRWSDGEVPRNARWFVSWDADGDRVFFHLDDDGDEQNDVYALSRDGTVEPIVETDGQVVIQDVGDDGETLLLASTRDGQFNVYRHDLATGETTKVTDYERAAGGARLSPDGDRIAYATNESDDYENEDVYVANADGSEPRNLELGEVGAEATPADWSPDGGRLLVGDNTEDLGRVGVYNFETDDVTWYGDGTYEEQAVAFLPGGERLLASRARDAVSVPVVYDCETGEGRELDVPEGVTSVGGIGPAGISVDEDRILLEHTSPTRRSELLVYDLRTDEYETLIEAEHGPFEPGDFADAEYLTFPSDGVPEMPARAVDHVPYEELEIGALLYDSGERPSPLIVNPHGGPRARDTKSFDLYTQVLASRGFSVLQVNYRGSSGRGREFVEKLIDDWGGAEQGDVATAVEYALERYDWLDDDRVVVFGGSYGGYSAYWQLVQYPDLYETGIAWIGLTDLEEMYETTMPHFRTELMEKYLGTPEENPDLYAERSPITYAENLDAPLCMVHGVNDRRVPVSQARLFRDVLEERGLEAGEGGAFEYHELGEEGHASSDQTQKLRLFRLLTDFLERRVDLEGVRSRQ; encoded by the coding sequence ATGAACAATCACGACGACGTTCTCGAGGAACTCGCTCGACTGCCGACGATGGCACACCCGACCGTCTCCCCGTCCGGGAACGAGGTCGCGCTCTACTACGACGTCAGCGGCCGGAACGAACTGCACGTCGTCGACGTCGACTCCGGCGAACTGACGCGGTGGTCCGACGGCGAGGTGCCGCGGAACGCGCGGTGGTTCGTCTCGTGGGACGCGGACGGCGACCGCGTGTTCTTCCACCTCGACGACGACGGCGACGAACAGAACGACGTCTACGCGCTCTCGCGCGACGGGACGGTCGAACCGATCGTCGAGACGGACGGGCAGGTCGTCATCCAGGACGTCGGCGACGACGGCGAGACGCTGCTGCTCGCTTCGACCCGCGACGGACAGTTCAACGTCTACCGCCACGACCTCGCGACGGGAGAGACGACCAAGGTGACCGACTACGAGCGGGCGGCCGGGGGCGCACGGCTCTCGCCGGACGGCGATCGAATCGCGTACGCGACCAACGAGTCCGACGACTACGAAAACGAGGACGTCTACGTCGCGAACGCCGACGGCTCCGAGCCGCGGAACCTCGAGCTCGGCGAGGTCGGCGCCGAAGCGACGCCTGCCGACTGGAGCCCCGACGGCGGACGACTGCTGGTCGGCGACAATACCGAGGATCTCGGCCGCGTCGGCGTTTACAACTTCGAGACCGACGACGTCACTTGGTACGGTGATGGAACGTACGAGGAACAGGCCGTCGCGTTCCTCCCCGGCGGGGAGCGCCTCCTCGCGTCGCGCGCCCGCGACGCCGTCTCCGTCCCCGTCGTCTACGACTGCGAGACGGGCGAGGGACGAGAACTCGACGTTCCCGAGGGAGTCACGTCGGTTGGCGGGATAGGTCCGGCGGGAATCAGCGTCGACGAGGATCGGATCCTCCTCGAGCACACCAGCCCGACCCGGCGGTCGGAACTGTTGGTCTACGACCTTCGCACCGACGAGTACGAGACGCTGATCGAGGCCGAGCACGGCCCGTTCGAGCCCGGCGACTTCGCCGACGCGGAGTACCTCACGTTCCCGTCGGACGGCGTCCCCGAGATGCCGGCGAGGGCGGTCGACCACGTGCCGTACGAGGAACTCGAGATCGGCGCGCTGCTGTACGACTCCGGCGAACGACCCTCGCCGCTGATCGTCAACCCCCACGGCGGACCGCGCGCCCGCGATACGAAGTCGTTCGACCTCTACACGCAGGTGCTCGCCTCCCGCGGCTTCTCGGTGTTGCAGGTTAACTACCGAGGCTCGTCCGGACGGGGCCGCGAGTTCGTCGAGAAACTGATCGACGACTGGGGCGGCGCCGAGCAGGGCGACGTCGCGACTGCCGTCGAGTACGCCCTCGAACGCTACGACTGGCTCGACGACGACCGCGTGGTCGTTTTCGGCGGCTCCTACGGCGGCTACTCGGCGTACTGGCAACTCGTCCAGTATCCCGACCTCTACGAGACCGGCATCGCGTGGATCGGCCTCACCGACCTCGAGGAGATGTACGAGACCACGATGCCCCACTTCCGAACCGAACTCATGGAGAAGTACCTCGGGACGCCCGAAGAAAATCCCGACCTCTACGCGGAGCGCTCACCGATCACCTACGCCGAGAACCTCGACGCGCCGCTGTGTATGGTTCACGGCGTCAACGATCGCCGGGTTCCCGTCTCACAGGCTCGTCTCTTCCGCGACGTGCTCGAAGAGCGCGGCCTCGAGGCCGGCGAGGGCGGCGCCTTCGAGTACCACGAACTCGGCGAGGAGGGTCACGCGTCCTCCGACCAGACTCAGAAACTGCGGCTGTTCCGGCTGCTCACGGACTTCCTCGAACGTCGCGTCGACCTCGAGGGGGTGCGCAGTCGGCAGTAG
- a CDS encoding alpha/beta fold hydrolase, with product MAASESPSQNGVPAIDVEGATWTVEIDSGQFPVLDHGEGPAVLLLHGFPDSRYLWRYQAPALADAGFRVIAPDLRGFGDAPKPEAVEAYALPDVLDDITDIAVELDLETVRLVGHDWGSDVAWLLAATRPEFVERLVALSVGAPGNSRSRTIEQRERFWYAYFFLFEGVAEAWLRHDDWRLFREWTREQGDQERYLEDLSRPGALTAGLNWYRANFTPRPPSERGADYPNVTRPVLGVWSDGDFALTEDHMIGSEEKVDGPWRYEKLTGAGHWMMLDRPAELNALLVEFTDGRTA from the coding sequence ATGGCAGCTTCGGAATCCCCTTCGCAGAATGGCGTTCCGGCAATCGATGTCGAGGGTGCCACGTGGACCGTCGAAATCGACAGCGGTCAGTTCCCCGTCCTCGATCACGGGGAAGGCCCGGCCGTTCTCCTACTTCACGGGTTTCCGGACTCTCGGTACCTCTGGCGGTACCAGGCGCCCGCGCTGGCCGACGCCGGATTTCGAGTGATCGCGCCGGATCTGCGGGGGTTCGGCGACGCGCCGAAGCCCGAAGCGGTCGAGGCGTACGCGCTGCCCGACGTTCTCGACGATATCACGGATATCGCGGTCGAACTGGACCTCGAGACCGTCAGGCTCGTCGGCCACGACTGGGGATCGGACGTCGCGTGGCTGCTGGCGGCCACCCGGCCGGAGTTCGTCGAGCGGCTGGTCGCGCTGTCGGTCGGGGCGCCGGGCAACTCGCGATCCCGGACGATCGAACAGCGCGAGCGCTTCTGGTACGCGTACTTCTTCCTGTTCGAGGGGGTCGCCGAAGCGTGGCTGCGACACGACGACTGGCGGTTGTTCCGCGAGTGGACGCGGGAACAGGGCGACCAGGAGCGCTACCTCGAGGACCTCTCCCGGCCGGGAGCGCTCACGGCGGGGCTCAACTGGTACCGGGCGAACTTCACCCCTCGCCCGCCGTCGGAGCGCGGCGCGGACTATCCGAACGTGACCCGCCCGGTGCTCGGCGTCTGGAGCGACGGCGACTTCGCGCTCACCGAGGACCACATGATTGGCTCCGAGGAGAAGGTCGATGGTCCGTGGCGCTACGAGAAGCTCACCGGTGCCGGCCACTGGATGATGCTCGACAGGCCGGCCGAACTGAACGCCCTCCTCGTCGAATTCACCGACGGGAGAACAGCTTGA
- a CDS encoding DUF998 domain-containing protein, which translates to MTSEPEKPKKPVGGSIRTVDLSTDPAQRVLALCGMVAPASILLSALVLAMLTPNYSHAANTLSELGAQGAPYATYFNAVMIVAGLLIVAFAVGLHRDIGGGNGSTKGPGLVAAFGLFATVGTGATPLDLESTAPINLIHIGFVLIGFLSLAAGMYVVSFRMATDSRWDGYARITRWWSVLLLLLFSGWFVALFAVPLEPGESPNGALQRPFVVWTLLWIELTAIKLFSRR; encoded by the coding sequence ATGACGAGCGAACCTGAAAAACCGAAGAAACCCGTCGGTGGGAGCATCCGAACCGTCGATCTATCGACCGACCCCGCACAACGAGTACTGGCGCTGTGTGGGATGGTCGCACCGGCATCGATACTGCTTTCGGCACTCGTTCTCGCGATGCTGACGCCGAATTACAGCCACGCGGCGAACACGCTCAGCGAACTCGGCGCGCAGGGCGCGCCGTACGCCACGTATTTTAATGCGGTGATGATCGTCGCCGGGCTTCTCATCGTCGCGTTCGCCGTCGGACTGCACCGAGACATCGGTGGCGGCAACGGATCGACGAAGGGGCCCGGCCTCGTCGCGGCGTTTGGACTGTTCGCGACGGTCGGAACCGGTGCAACGCCCCTCGATCTAGAGTCGACGGCCCCCATCAACCTGATTCACATCGGCTTCGTGCTGATCGGGTTCCTCTCGCTCGCAGCCGGAATGTACGTCGTTTCGTTCAGAATGGCGACCGATTCCCGGTGGGACGGGTACGCCCGGATCACCCGGTGGTGGAGCGTCCTGCTTCTACTGCTATTCTCGGGCTGGTTCGTCGCTCTGTTCGCCGTCCCGCTCGAGCCGGGTGAATCCCCGAACGGCGCACTCCAACGTCCCTTCGTCGTCTGGACGCTGCTCTGGATAGAACTGACGGCGATCAAGCTGTTCTCCCGTCGGTGA
- a CDS encoding S1C family serine protease, whose amino-acid sequence MTSVDEAREAVVRIGTERTGAADGDEPIPATGSGFVIDPSGIVVTNSHVVTGVDSLDVSVGRARTSPDAAVLGTAECADLAVLELAGEGYTPLAWYGDEPERGLDVWALGFPDGDSYAPTEGTITGTTETANAWVAVDAEIEHTADLLGGNSGGPLVTADGRVVGVNYAATNPFAPVEETERFAIGATVAREAAETVRRGAAPSSIGIHGIAVPTDDRCPAGIRVSSVESDSPAGAVGVRPGDVLTAIANAYVGRDGTVREYCAALDARDLADDLPLQVYRDGKLLEGVLNGRALEPVIELSAPALARSDEPYAEYTTLTDETGTIWVDVPAEWTDRHYRRADVGPSLIAAPDIERFLTTFETPGLWILGSAALDRDADWTLAELRHRDCTATEPIPYDDGLYTGVTRLATDCGDPQSTIVTIVAEPRDRSFAIVVFSHLVADRDRDALERVLAAFHHRDRAGAHG is encoded by the coding sequence GTGACGAGCGTCGACGAGGCTCGAGAGGCGGTCGTGCGGATCGGAACGGAACGAACGGGTGCGGCGGACGGCGACGAACCGATCCCGGCTACCGGGTCCGGCTTCGTGATCGATCCGTCGGGCATCGTCGTGACGAACAGCCACGTCGTGACCGGCGTCGACTCGCTCGACGTTTCCGTCGGCCGAGCGCGGACGTCGCCCGACGCGGCCGTACTCGGCACCGCTGAGTGTGCCGACCTGGCGGTGCTCGAGCTCGCGGGCGAGGGGTACACGCCCCTCGCGTGGTACGGTGACGAGCCCGAACGCGGACTCGACGTGTGGGCGCTCGGCTTTCCGGACGGCGACTCGTACGCGCCGACCGAGGGAACGATCACGGGAACGACCGAGACGGCGAACGCCTGGGTCGCCGTCGACGCCGAGATCGAACACACGGCCGACCTTCTCGGCGGGAACTCGGGCGGCCCGCTGGTCACCGCCGACGGCCGCGTCGTCGGCGTCAACTACGCGGCGACCAACCCGTTCGCGCCGGTCGAGGAGACGGAACGGTTCGCGATCGGCGCGACGGTCGCGAGAGAAGCCGCTGAGACGGTCCGTCGCGGGGCGGCTCCGTCGTCGATCGGCATCCACGGCATCGCCGTTCCCACCGACGACCGCTGTCCGGCCGGGATCCGGGTGTCGTCGGTCGAGTCCGACAGTCCGGCCGGCGCCGTCGGCGTTCGGCCCGGCGACGTGCTCACCGCGATCGCGAACGCGTACGTGGGAAGAGACGGCACCGTTCGCGAGTACTGTGCCGCGTTGGACGCCCGCGATCTGGCCGACGACCTGCCGCTCCAGGTCTACCGCGACGGCAAACTCCTCGAGGGCGTACTCAACGGTCGCGCACTCGAGCCGGTCATCGAACTGTCCGCCCCGGCGCTCGCACGCTCGGACGAACCGTACGCGGAGTACACGACGCTCACCGACGAGACGGGGACGATCTGGGTCGACGTGCCGGCCGAGTGGACCGACCGCCACTACCGGCGGGCCGACGTCGGCCCGAGCCTGATCGCCGCCCCCGATATCGAGCGCTTCCTGACGACGTTCGAGACGCCGGGGCTCTGGATCCTGGGTTCCGCGGCCCTCGACCGCGACGCCGACTGGACGCTGGCCGAGCTACGGCACCGGGACTGTACGGCCACCGAGCCGATCCCGTACGACGATGGGCTCTATACGGGCGTCACCCGACTCGCGACCGACTGCGGAGATCCCCAGTCGACCATCGTTACCATCGTCGCCGAGCCGCGGGACCGGTCGTTCGCGATCGTGGTTTTCAGCCACCTCGTCGCAGACCGCGACCGAGACGCCCTCGAGCGCGTCCTGGCTGCGTTTCACCACCGAGATCGGGCGGGCGCCCACGGCTGA
- a CDS encoding ubiquitin-like small modifier protein 1: MQIECLFFGPFREDVGEKTVHHETTADTVGELLRELEAEFPALEGRLVSDDGTGLAGRTVVTKDTKNVTHLEGLETPLEEESVVRLVPSVYGG, translated from the coding sequence GTGCAAATCGAGTGTCTCTTCTTCGGTCCGTTCCGGGAGGACGTCGGCGAGAAGACGGTCCATCACGAGACGACGGCCGACACCGTCGGCGAACTGCTCCGCGAACTCGAGGCCGAGTTTCCGGCCCTCGAGGGGCGACTCGTGAGCGACGACGGAACCGGGCTCGCTGGACGGACGGTCGTCACGAAGGATACGAAGAACGTGACCCACCTCGAGGGGCTCGAGACGCCGCTGGAGGAGGAGTCGGTCGTTCGGCTGGTACCGTCGGTGTACGGCGGGTGA